A region of Vibrio porteresiae DSM 19223 DNA encodes the following proteins:
- a CDS encoding NUDIX hydrolase: MKNLSMAVVIKGSTVLIQQRYRAAKGMVYEFPGGSVEDDESEEFAAIRELWEETGVAGVRTLGEYTCKNQFGGDSHYVVMEPAADVFPTTTAPEKSLHWLPLGDIPRDHLYPADKEFIERYLPDYM; this comes from the coding sequence ATGAAAAACTTATCGATGGCAGTTGTCATAAAAGGCAGCACGGTTTTAATTCAGCAACGTTATCGTGCAGCCAAAGGAATGGTCTACGAATTTCCTGGTGGCTCTGTTGAAGATGATGAATCAGAAGAGTTTGCCGCTATTCGAGAATTGTGGGAAGAAACTGGCGTAGCGGGTGTGCGTACATTGGGAGAGTATACGTGCAAAAATCAGTTTGGTGGTGATAGCCACTATGTGGTTATGGAACCAGCAGCTGATGTTTTCCCAACGACGACAGCCCCTGAGAAAAGCCTACACTGGTTGCCGCTGGGTGATATCCCTCGCGATCATCTCTATCCTGCAGATAAAGAATTTATCGAACGCTATTTACCTGACTATATGTAG